The window GGGTGTACCTCTCGACCCGACAGATACTACGATGATCGGCAACCTTGAGAATGACTTTTCCGGTGGCTATTGGGCTTACGGATACAGCGATGGTGGATATACCATCGAGAACAATCTCCACTTCGGCGCAGGTTACTGGCTGGCTGTCGAAAACGGAGCGACCGTCGATGTGACTGGCGATCCCGCAACAACGGAAATGTTAATCGAGACACCCCAGGGCTGGAACCTTGTCACCAATCCGTTGGTGATTCCCATGCCGAAGGACAGTCTACTCGTGAGTAAAGACCAGTCGACCGTCTCATTTGATGCGGCACTGGACAGCGGTTGGGTGTCGAATAGTTTTTACCATTACAATCCGAGTCAGGGCGGCTATACGCTGGAGGATACCCTGCAACCCTGGGGAGGCTACTGGACTGCTATAGCGGCGAGCGGGGTATCGCTCCAGTTTCCGGTTATTCAAGTCACTTCTCCACAACAGACCGCCCCGGAAGGAATACAGCAGCAGGACTCGTTGGGTTGGTATGTCCAATTGCATGTGACCTCCGGAGAGGTGACCGATGATATTCTCCTGGGAGCACATCCCGACGCTACGGATGCCTTCGGTTCGGAAGAGGATGCGCCAAAGCCACCGATTCCGCCAACGCCGTCCTACACCTATATGGATATCCAGCATCCCGGCTGGCATCCGGTCTTCGGAGACAAGTACATGATCGATATCCGCAGTCCGCTCACCGAAGAAGTGAACAAAGTTTGGGAGGTCAACCTCCAGAATGAAGGCATTTCTGAACCGGTCACCCTGGAATGGACGACCGAACAATTTCCAGCAGGAATGGAACTCGGACTCCGGATTACCGACCTGACCGTCGATATGCTGAGTCAGGAATCGTACACATTTCCGGAGGACTTAACATCGACCGAGTTCCAGGTAGTGGCTGGCCAAACTGCCTTGGCAACGGGAGAAGAGTCGACGCTACCAACAGAGTTCACCTTACGGCAAAACTATCCGAATCCCTTCAATCCCAGCACCACCATCAAATACGGATTGCCGAAAGCAGCCGATGTCCGGTTAGTAGTATATAACGTCACCGGCCAACGTATTGCTACGTTGGTCAACGAACACAAAGCACCGGGTTGGTATCACCTGGAATGGGAGGGGACTGACGATGTTGGCCATCAGGTGAGTAATGGTGTATACTTTTACCGGATACGGGCGGAGGAGTTTACTGAAGTGCGGAAGATGATCTATTTGAAGTAACTGGACAATGGAAAAGAGCCACTGTAATTAGTGGCTCTTTTTTTTAGCCTGTTACTTCACCAAAAACCCATTGTAATCCACTAGTAGCCGGTATAAATTCACAAGTCAGTTTTGTGTGAATTCTTTCGGCCCTTTTTAACATGATTTATCGGTAGTTACCTAAAGACAGAAAGTCTCTATGCCAACCATTTATGATAACATTGAGTTGCAGCTGAGTGATGCGCTTAAAGACAATTTAACCGACGCTGACCGTGCTGATTTTTGTATCGGGTATTTTAACCTGCGTGGTTGGGGGCAATTGTCATCGTTGGTGGATAAACTGAATGGTGTTGATGATCCCGAGTTACCCGATTGCAGAATTCTCCTTGGGATGTACGGAGAAAATCGCAATGCAATACGAGAGTTATACGGGAAGGATAATCCGAACCGAATTGACCAGAAGCGCGCTCTTGCACTCAAAAAAGAGCTCGCCCGAAGATTAAAGGAGCAACTCACGGTTGGAGTGCCAACGAATCGGGATGAAAGAGACCTCCGGAAACTGGCAAAACAACTCAAAAAGGGCATGGTTCGTGTCAAACTGTTTACCAGGACCTCCCTCCATGCCAAACTCTATCTTATCTACGATGCAGGCCAGAAGGTTGCGAAACAGGTCGGTTTCCTCGGGAGTAGTAATCTGACCTTTTCCGGACTCAATTCTCAAGGTGAGTTGAATATCGATGTTGTGGACCAGGATGCGGCTGGCAAGTTAAGCAAGTGGTTTCAAGATCGGTGGGAAGATCGATTTTCCATCGATATTACCGATGAACTCATTGCAATCCTGGAAGAGAGCTGGGCAGGCGAACGACTCATTTCTCCTTATCATATTTACCTGAAAATGGCGTATCATCTCTCACGGGACGCACGGGCTGGAGTTCAGGAATTTGAATTAAAAGACCCAATCAAGAAGAAATTGTTACAATTCCAGCGACAAGCTGTGTACCACGCAGCAAAGCATATTCAAAGACGAAACGGAGTTATGATAGGTGATGTCGTCGGCCTCGGCAAGACCTACACTGCTTGCGCATTGGCCCATATTTTTGAAGAAGAGTTTTTCTACCGTACCCTCATTATCTGTCCGGCGAACCTCGACCGAATGTGGATGGATTATCGCCAAAAATTCAACCTCCGTGCCGATATCCTGAAGATTTCGATGGTACATAACAGACTAAAAGATTTAAAACGATACCAGTTGGTCATCATCGATGAAAGTCATAACCTGCGAAATCCAGAAGGGAAACGGTATAGTATCATCAAAGACTATATTGCAGAAAATGACTCCAATGTCATTCTGCTCACCGCTACTCCGTACAATAAAACCCTCTTAGACCTGTCAAGCCAACTTGCGCTTTTCATTAAAGAGGATGCTGACTTAGGTATCGCCCCTGAGCAATATCTCAGTTCAGTTGGTGGCGAGGATGAATTTATAGCCAAGCATCAAACGCACAGCCGGTCCCTGAAGGCATTTGAAAAGAGTGAGTACATTGAAGACTGGCAGGAATTGATGCGCCATTATCTTGTCCGCCGTACACGGACATTTATAAAAGAGAACTACGCCAAACAGGATAATGAGAGGTACTATCTAGAGTTTGAAGGGGGAGAACGTTCGTACTTTCCGGAGCGGATTGCGAAAAAATTCGAATATCCTTTTAATTCAGATGACCCGGATGACCAGTATGCACAACTCTATTCCGAGAAGGTCGTAAACCTGATTAACGGTCTACAACTGCCGCGATACGGACTGGCACTCGAATTACAAGACAACCTCGATGACAAACTGGAGGACGGCGAGGATCGAATTGTCGAGAACCTCTCCCGAGCCGGGAAGCGGTTGATGGGATTTTGCCGGACAAATCTGTTTAAGCGGCTTGAGAGCAGTGGACATGCCTTTTTACTCTCCATTGCCCGGCATGCCTATCGAAACTACATCTTTCTGGCAGCCATTGAAGCCGGGGAACCGTTGCCTATTGGCAGCCAGGAATCGGGAATGATTGACGAGTTCCTTGGAGACACGGATCTTGAAGACGGTAATCTTGAACTCCAGATGATTACCAAGAAAGAGAACTTTTTATCACAGGCGAAGAAAACCTATAACCTCCTCAGTGTGAAATACCGGCACCAGTATGACTGGATTCGTTCAGAACTCTTCCAGGATTCCCTGAAGGAAAAACTCCAAAAGGATTGCGAAAGCCTGTTAGAAATCCTGGATATCGGGAAAACATGGACCGCAGAGAATGACCGGCAACTGAATGCCCTATTCGATTTTTGCAAAAATGAGTATCCGGATGATAAAATATTAGTCTTCACGCAGTACTCAGATACGGCATACTATCTGTACGAACATCTTGAGAACATGGGCTTGAAAAAGGTCAGCTGTGTCACCGGAGATTCCGACGATCCCACAAAATTGGCCTACAAATTTAGTCCAAAAAGCAACGAGAAGAAGATTGCCCCGGAGGATCAAATCCGGGTACTTATCTCCACGGATGTATTGAGTGAGGGACAAAACCTCCAGGATTGTCATATCATTATTAACTACGATTTACCGTGGGCGCTTATCCGTTTGATACAACGGGCGGGACGAATTGACCGAATTGGCCAGGAGGCCGAAGAGATTTACTGCTATTCCATTCTTCCGGAAGATGGCGTCAACGAAATTATCCGACTGCGTGGCCGCCTTGAAAATCGTATTCAGCAAAATGCCGAAGTCGTTGGTTCTGACGAAACCTTCTTTGAGGGAGACCCGGTTATCATACGGGATATCTACAATGAGAATTCCAGTATTCTGGAAGAGGAAGAAGACGAGGAAGTCGATCTGGCATCCTATGCCTTTGAAATCTGGAATAAAGCGATTGAGAAGGAACCGGGGTTGGAGAAAACCATCCGGAATATGCCTGATGTCATTTATTCGACCAAAGAGAATCCCAGCAAAGATACAGACGATAGCGGCGTACTCATGTATGCAAAAACGATCCAGGATAATGATGTGTTGACCTGGGTGAACCAGCAAAATGAAATTGTCACCCATTCCCAGTATAAAATACTGAAAGCCGCCGAATGTGCGCCTGAGGAAGAACCGCTGCAACCGTTAACAAATCATCATGCCCTTGTGAAAGAAGGGATTGATCACATCAATGATCAATCCAAAAAGACCGGCGGACAGCTTGGAAGTAAACGGAGTATTAGATACCGGACTTTTCACTTGTTAGAGCGACATATAGAGAATGTGGAAGGGACAATCTTCCAGCGAAACGAGCTCCGGGAAGCGGTGGATCAAATCTATACATATCCGCTTAAGGAATTTGCGAAAAGCCGGTTACAAAATCTGTTGAAGTCGAGCGCCAGTGATGAGGAATTTGCAGACTTGGTGTTATCACTACATGAAAATAAAGAACTCTGCTTAGTGGATGAGCAGGTCGCCGAACACGACGGGACGCCAAAGATCATCTGTTCTCTGGGATTGAAAAATTAGAAAGGGTCGTATGTCGCTTCCAAAACAGGAATTCTCACAGTACCTCCGGAATTTCAATTTTGAAGACCTCTTTATTGAACTCGGGTGGGATCGCTTTGATAAAACTATTCCGATAGAATCCGATGGCCACGTCTTTCACTTCAAGGGTATCGTTGAAAAGCGGGGATTTGCCATATTTCATTGCGAACCGGACGAGGATGGGCGGTTTCCCAAGGCATCCGACCGGGATAAGCTCGACCGGCGACTAACCCGATTACACAATGAGCATCTGGTCATTTATTCCGATACGGAACAGACAAAGCAGTTGTGGGAATACCGGTTGAAGGAACCGAACCAGCCTGACCGCCGGAGACGGCAGGAATATTACGTCCACCAGGATCCGGAAATACTCTTCCACAAACTGGAAGGGCTCTTTTTTAGTATCGATGAAGAGGAAAACATCTCTATTATCGATGTGAAGAAACGAGTGGCAGAGCAGTTCGATCAGAATTACGAAAAAGTCACCAAAAAGTTTTACCGGAAGTTCAAAACCGAACACAGGGCATTCCGCGACTTCATCGAGGGCATTGACGAGCAGGTGGATAAGGACTGGTATGCGTCACTGATGCTCAACCGCCTCATGTTCATTTACTTTATCCAGAAAAAAGGATTCTTGAATGAAGACAGAGACTACCTTCGTACCAAGTTGAATGAGGTACAGGAAAACGAAGGGGAGAACGAATTTTACGGCTTTTATAAGGATTTCCTCAAAGTACTCTTTCACAAGGGACTTGGGCACCCCGACAGAACAGAGAATCTTGAAGAAAAGCTTGGACGTGTACCGTACCTGAACGGTGGGCTGTTTGATGTGCATGAACTGGAAGCAACGTATCCTGAACTTCAGATAAAAGATGATGCCTTTGAGCGACTCTTCGATTTTTTCGATGAATACAACTGGTACCTGGATACACGTAAGACCGCTACCGGTAAAGATATTAATCCTGATGTTATTGGATATATCTTTGAGAAGTACATTAACGACCGGGCCCAAATGGGTGCGTACTATACACAGGAAGACATCACCGACTATATCAGTAAAAACAGTATACTGCCATGGATGTTTGATGAAATAAAGCGAATCTACCCGAAGCCGTTCGGTGACAAGGGCGAAGTGTGGGACAAACTGAGGAGCAGCGGGGATACCTACATTTATGGTGCAGTGAAAACTGGCGTCGACACTGCGGCGGAAGTCGAGAATCCTGAAAGTATTGACCATTTAGATATCCCGGAGCATATTGCTCGTGGTATTGATACTGATGCCCCAGACTTGCTTGAACGCAGAGAAGAATGGAATACACCCACTCCCGGTGAGCATGGATTACCCACTGAAATCTGGCGAGAGACTATTGAGCGGTGGGAACGTTATTTTGATATAAAGTCAAGGATTGCAGCAGGCGAGATTGATGAGATAAACGATTTCATCACCTACAACCTGGATATCAAACAGTTCAGTCAGGATCTTGTCGAAAATACCGATGATCCGGAGCTCATTAAAGCCTGCTGGAAAGCACTATCAAAAATAACCGTATTAGACCCGACCTGCGGTTCCGGGGCATTTCTGTTTGCAGCACTGAACATTCTTGAACCTCTTTATGCATCTACGCTCCAAAAGATGGAGTCCTTTATTGAAGATAGTGGAAAAGAAAAATACCAGTTCTTTCATGAAGAGTTGGAGAAGGTAAATGCTCCGGAGCATCCGAACAGGGAATATTTCATTTTCAAATCCATCATCCTGAATAATCTGTATGGCGTGGACATTATGCACGAAGCGGTGGAGATAGCCAAACTGCGTCTGTTTCTGAAGTTAATGGCAACGGTGGATGTGGATTATTCACGACCTAATCTCGGGTTGGAACCTTTGCCGGATATCGATTTCAATATCCGGGCCGGGAACACCCTGGTGGGGTACGCATCCAAAGATGAATTCGAACAGTTGACCTCCGGGGAAATTGACTTCGGCGATGTAAAACAATCCATTTTTGATCAGGCTGACTTAGTCAGGCTTTCTTACCAGCGCTTCAAAGAGAAACAGCTGACAGAGGACTATGAGAGTACCGACTATAAGAGTGCTAAGGAAATGGTTAATCAAACGTTGGACGAGTTGAATGATCAATTAAACCGGTATTTAGCAAAGGATTATTTAAAATCGAATTATTCAGAAAACCGGTATCAAAGTTGGCTTGAGAGTCACCAACCTTTTCATTGGTTTGCCGAATTCTATGATATTATCGAAGATAATGGAGGGTTTGACATAGTTATAGGGAATCCACCCTATGTAGAATATTCTGACATTAATGATGAGTATTCCTTAAATGGATATAAAACTATCCAATGTGGTAATCTCTATGCCTACGTTCTTGAAAGAACCAATAAGATCTCGAATAAAACTTCTTTGAACGGAATGATTGTTCAATTATCTATTGTATGTACTGATAGAATGACACCAATTCAGAAATTTTTAATGAACAATTACAACTATTTGCTTTTTGCAAATTTTGATGATAGACCTGGAAAGTTATTTAATGACCTTCAACATATTAGAGCAACAATTATCCTAATGGATAAATCAAAAAATGCAAGAGAATTACTATCTACAAATTACAAAAGATGGTATTCTGAAAACCGTAAATTTCTATTTCAAAGTTTATCTTTCATTGCGATTGAAAATAACCTATTCGATGGGAGCATTCTAAAAATTGGTAACGCACTAGATAAATCAATTATTAACAAAATAGAAACTAATAAGAAATTAGGAATTAACTTACCCAATGGTGGAAAGCACGAAATTTACTACCATAATGCTCCACAATACTGGGTGAGATGTACAGATTTTCGTCCTTACTTTTGGAATGAGAGGGATGGTGAGAAGTTGTCATCTCAGGTCAAAATTTTATCATTTATAGATCGTCACAATGCGGTTATTACTCTTGGATTACTGAATAGTAATTTGTTTTATTGGTGGTATGTTATGCTATCTGACGGTAGACATTTAAATAAAAGGGAAGTTGAAAATTTTCCGATTTCAATAGATAGAATTGATCAAGAAAGAGTTGAAGAGTTTGAGGAAATCAGAAATGAATTAATGGAAGATTTAAGGAATAACTCTAACCGTAAGGAAGCAAATTATAAAACTACTGGGAAAGTTGTTTATGAAGAATATTTTCCAAAATATTCAAAAGAAATTATTGACAAATTTGATCAAACGATAGCTTCGCATTATGATTTTACCCAACAGGAACTTGATTATTTAATAAATTATGATATCAAATATAGAATGGGGGACGAACTAAATGACGATTAAATCGTTATTTAGTTCTATTATAAGGAGGTAAGGATTCGACAATTTGAAGACCAAGAAACATGGGATTACCCCGCAGGAATTTCCGCTAGAGGAGGGTAAAGTTTTTTCCTCAACCTTAACGCAGTCTGTGCCTCTCCCTGAAAAGTTGGATATTATTGAACTGCGTAAAGAGCAGAAATATACAGGAACCAAACTCGATAGTATTATTGGGAAGTGGCCCGGTGATGAACTGATTGAGGAACTCCTCACATTATTAAATAAGTAGTTTGGACCATCGGTACCGGCATTTTATACCACTTGCCACAAAATTTAGCAGTAATACCCTTATGTATATGCCTGAACTGACGTTTCGAGGTGATGAAGCCCTTTTCAATGCAAAACACAAGATAGCATTTCTCTGTTCGCGGGATTATCCGGCATCAGTTGTACAAAAGTCCTATGAATGGGCGTTGGAACAGAAAAATGCCGGCAATTGTGTCGTGTCGGGATTCCATTCTCAGATCGAACGAGACGTGCTACATTTCCTGCTGAAGGGCGATCAACCAGTTATTATGGTACTTGCCCGGTCAATGTATAAGCGACTCCCTGACGAGGAATTAAAGTCCGGCATTGAGAAGGGCAACCTGCTGATTGTCTCGCCATTCCCTGACAACGTCAAACGATCTAGCACCTACCACAGCCGCAAACGAAATGAGTTCATGGTCGATCTATCTGATGAGGTTGTGATTGCGCATCAAAGTGAGGGCGGGATGATTGCGGGGTTGGCGATAAATAAGCCAGTGTACTTTCTTTAATAACAAGGACTCGTCTTTACTCAGTAAAGTGTACAAAAACCTAATCGCAGGTTGAATTACTATGAAAAAACTCATTGATGAATTGATGAAAATCGTAGGTGAAGTGCATGATACAGAAGGATGGAATCAAACCTCCCAGGAAGAAAAGCGAAAAAGGGGCAATGAGTTAATCCGGCAGATTAAAGAAAGACTTGTGTTCAACCCCGGGACTCTCATCCATTATGAGGATTCGATTAGATTAGAATTGGCAAAAACAGTAGTGGAATCCATTTGGGAAGGCGAGGAGGCTACTAAAATTTTTGACGAAATGATAAGCGGAGATACGGACGCCTTAATTTATATAATGGGTCCCTACACAGATAGAATCGTTAAATTAAAACCAACATTCATTTCCGTAGATCCTGCGAGCACTGAGTTTAAAGTATACTTTGAGGAAGCAATGCAGTGCTGGTTGTTTGGGTAAAACCGAGCAGCTTTAATATTGTGTGCATCCATACTGGAATCTACTCTAAAAGATAGGTTGACCTCTGAGGATGAAGATTTATTATTCAAGGAAAGTAATGGTCATAAAACCAGGAAGGAGAAAAACTTTATCGACCTGATTAATACGGCAAACCATATAAATCTTATTGACAAAGCAACCTCAAATACATTGCATAAAATCCGAAAATCCCGGAATCGTGTTGTGCATGAGTTAGAATCTATTGGCGAAGACGAGGCCTACAATATCATTATGCAAACCAAGGATGTGATTGAGGGGCTTTATAAGTGATAAAGAAACAGTTTAGTAAGGTAGGTGTTTCGAAAATGGCATTCGATGAACTTTCAGAAAAATCCAAAAGATTGCTCATAGAAGTAATCGAATTATTACAGAGTGGGAAGTATGAATTTGAAATAAAGTTTTTTCACTCTGTTGGACTGAAACGGGATAAATACCCTGAAGGCCAGTATCGCGCTGTTCTTGTTAATAGGACCGAAGAAAAAACGAAAAATCTCACTGGTTTTGAACCCCAAAATCTGGATCAATTATCCGAACACGATTATATAGATAGAAAACACAGTTCTGGATCCATTTATTTTAAACTAAATACTCGTGCTTTCGAAGAATATGCGTTATTCAAAATCAAACAGTTCAAATCTTGTAAAAATTTTAGTGAATTAAGGAGTAAAATCACTGAATCACAGCAAGCAATACTGGACTATTTGTTTGAGAACTATGGCGAAAAGAAGAGAGGGGTGCTTACTAGGGTGGTTCACAGCAGATATGGGAAACCTGTGGTCCGGAGTGCCCTTGAGCCTATAGGGAGGAGCGTTGTCCAAGAATCAGATGAACGCAATGAAAGCAAATACCGGCTTACCTATCTTGGGATGTTATTGTCAAGTAGGGGCAAAAAATATTTAGAATTACTCTCTCAGTATTTGACCTTTGTGCTAGAAATTTACTACGAAGAACCAGAGAGAGAGAAAATAAACAGTGATGAAATTCAGAACGCACTTGGTATAACGGATGATGAGCTCAACAACTTTGAGTTGGTTTTAGGAGAGAGTGATTTCAGCGGTAGTAGTAGAGGAACCGATGGTAAAGGTAACTGGTATGTGACTTTTCCACGTGAGGTTGATGATTTACCATCAATAAAAGATTTCAGCTCATACATTCTTGATAATGCATTCAGTCATTTCGAATTGGGAATACCATTAGGGCCGGAGAGTTCCCAGATGATTTCACTCTCTGCAGAACTGTATGATACTATTTTAAATGGTGACACTTCTCGTAGTTGGAATATGTATTTTTATTCCTTTATAGATGAGGGACGGCTGGCCGAATTAAGAGCAATCCAATCGGATGAATTCGATTTGAAAAAAGTCATCCGGCTTTGCGAAGAAATGATTGTATGTCATCAAAAACAATGCTATTTAGCGTTAGCTATGCTAACTAGAAGTCTGTTGGATCATGTACCGCCAATTTTTGGATACAAGAAATTTACTGAAGTGGCAAATAATTTTAGTGGTAGTGGGAAATCCTTTCGTAAATCGATGCAACATCTCGAAAAATCATCGCGAAATATTGCAGATAGGCATTTACATGAGCCAATAAGGAAGAAAGAGAACTTACCAAATAAAACTCAGGTCAATTTTTCTAATGATTTGGATGTGTTGTTAGAGGAGATTGTTCGGATTCTCGGATAAGTTGAAAATTAAAAGCTTAGTACATTGTGCTATCCTTGACAATAATTAAGGATACTCCATGCCAATAGACAATTGCCACTACTGTTACAACGAACTCACGGAAACTGTTTTACCCGAGTATCTAAAAACACTGAAACAACAAATAGATGCGCCTATTCCCATGAGCCGGTTTACCGAAAAGGGCATCGGAATCCGGACGCTACTGAAACAATTCGGGTTTCAATCAGATTTCCCTGGCTGTTATGTGTTCATTGAAAAAGAGGATCCAATTTATGTTGGGATATCTCAAAAGCTGGTGACGCGGATTAACCAGCATGTTAACGGTAAAAGCCATTTTAGTGCTAGCCTTGCCTACCGTATGACTATGGAATCCTATGACGGTGAGACGGAACAGTATACACGCAAGCAACTGATGAATATGGATAAATTTCGCACACTCTTCGAACAAAAGAAAAAATATTTGTCAGAACTTGACGTCGCATTTATCGAGATAGACAACCCGGTGGAACGGTATCTGTTTGAAATCTATTGCGCCATGGAGTTAGACACGTCACGGTGGAATACGTTTGAGACGCATTGATTTATACGGAATAAATGGAGGTAAAGTTGAGTGAAAAAATCTCAGGTAAATTATATTTGATGTCCAAAAATTAAAACGCATTATTGTAACTATTGAAGAACTGAAATTAACAATATATGATGCAGTATATTAAGCGACTCATAGGCTTCCTGAGCATCTTTCTGGTTTTGGTGATTGCCAGAGAATTTCTGCTATTATACAATTCTATTAACAGTATGCATCCGGTTGCAGGGCTTGTATTTTTAATCCTGGTCGCTGGAATTATCGTGTATTTTGTTGGTATCCCGCTCTACAGAATTCTCCTGCTTCCGAAGTCTTTTGGCCCGACAACAGATAAGGATAAAGTAGACGAACTGCGAATAAACCGATTGCACGAATTTCAGAAAAATCCCTACCTAAAAAAACTCGGCGTAAAAATTCCCACC is drawn from Candidatus Neomarinimicrobiota bacterium and contains these coding sequences:
- a CDS encoding GIY-YIG nuclease family protein, giving the protein MPIDNCHYCYNELTETVLPEYLKTLKQQIDAPIPMSRFTEKGIGIRTLLKQFGFQSDFPGCYVFIEKEDPIYVGISQKLVTRINQHVNGKSHFSASLAYRMTMESYDGETEQYTRKQLMNMDKFRTLFEQKKKYLSELDVAFIEIDNPVERYLFEIYCAMELDTSRWNTFETH
- a CDS encoding NgoFVII family restriction endonuclease translates to MPTIYDNIELQLSDALKDNLTDADRADFCIGYFNLRGWGQLSSLVDKLNGVDDPELPDCRILLGMYGENRNAIRELYGKDNPNRIDQKRALALKKELARRLKEQLTVGVPTNRDERDLRKLAKQLKKGMVRVKLFTRTSLHAKLYLIYDAGQKVAKQVGFLGSSNLTFSGLNSQGELNIDVVDQDAAGKLSKWFQDRWEDRFSIDITDELIAILEESWAGERLISPYHIYLKMAYHLSRDARAGVQEFELKDPIKKKLLQFQRQAVYHAAKHIQRRNGVMIGDVVGLGKTYTACALAHIFEEEFFYRTLIICPANLDRMWMDYRQKFNLRADILKISMVHNRLKDLKRYQLVIIDESHNLRNPEGKRYSIIKDYIAENDSNVILLTATPYNKTLLDLSSQLALFIKEDADLGIAPEQYLSSVGGEDEFIAKHQTHSRSLKAFEKSEYIEDWQELMRHYLVRRTRTFIKENYAKQDNERYYLEFEGGERSYFPERIAKKFEYPFNSDDPDDQYAQLYSEKVVNLINGLQLPRYGLALELQDNLDDKLEDGEDRIVENLSRAGKRLMGFCRTNLFKRLESSGHAFLLSIARHAYRNYIFLAAIEAGEPLPIGSQESGMIDEFLGDTDLEDGNLELQMITKKENFLSQAKKTYNLLSVKYRHQYDWIRSELFQDSLKEKLQKDCESLLEILDIGKTWTAENDRQLNALFDFCKNEYPDDKILVFTQYSDTAYYLYEHLENMGLKKVSCVTGDSDDPTKLAYKFSPKSNEKKIAPEDQIRVLISTDVLSEGQNLQDCHIIINYDLPWALIRLIQRAGRIDRIGQEAEEIYCYSILPEDGVNEIIRLRGRLENRIQQNAEVVGSDETFFEGDPVIIRDIYNENSSILEEEEDEEVDLASYAFEIWNKAIEKEPGLEKTIRNMPDVIYSTKENPSKDTDDSGVLMYAKTIQDNDVLTWVNQQNEIVTHSQYKILKAAECAPEEEPLQPLTNHHALVKEGIDHINDQSKKTGGQLGSKRSIRYRTFHLLERHIENVEGTIFQRNELREAVDQIYTYPLKEFAKSRLQNLLKSSASDEEFADLVLSLHENKELCLVDEQVAEHDGTPKIICSLGLKN
- a CDS encoding DUF4145 domain-containing protein — encoded protein: MCASILESTLKDRLTSEDEDLLFKESNGHKTRKEKNFIDLINTANHINLIDKATSNTLHKIRKSRNRVVHELESIGEDEAYNIIMQTKDVIEGLYK
- a CDS encoding DNA-processing protein DprA, which codes for MPELTFRGDEALFNAKHKIAFLCSRDYPASVVQKSYEWALEQKNAGNCVVSGFHSQIERDVLHFLLKGDQPVIMVLARSMYKRLPDEELKSGIEKGNLLIVSPFPDNVKRSSTYHSRKRNEFMVDLSDEVVIAHQSEGGMIAGLAINKPVYFL